A single genomic interval of Sinorhizobium garamanticum harbors:
- a CDS encoding proline racemase family protein — protein MRWKRTIQLLDVHCEGEIGKVAIGGVPKIPGNSIAEQLNHINTVDDSLRRFLCLEPRSGSIGSVNLLVPAKRPEADAGFIILQADQAHAMSGSNSICVTTALLESGMIEMKEPETVVMLDTAAGLVKATATCRDGRCERVKLTMVPSFVQELDVEIETPEWGRIKLDLCFGGIFYALVDVRQIGTTIEKANARRLVEAGMLLKDLVNRTIPVVHPEIPEISGVAYVMFRDTEADGTVRTCTTMWPGRVDRSPCGTGSSANLATLHARGHVKPGDVLKSRSIIGSEFEVGLEGVTTVAGRPAIIPTISGRGWTFGLHQLALDPFDPLAEGFALTDTWGPQAGEIR, from the coding sequence ATGAGATGGAAGCGCACGATCCAGTTGCTGGACGTTCATTGCGAGGGCGAAATCGGCAAGGTGGCGATCGGCGGCGTGCCGAAAATCCCGGGCAACTCGATCGCCGAGCAGTTGAACCACATCAACACGGTCGACGACAGCCTGCGTCGCTTCCTCTGCCTTGAACCACGTTCCGGATCGATCGGCTCGGTCAACCTGCTCGTGCCAGCAAAGCGCCCCGAGGCCGATGCCGGCTTCATCATCCTGCAGGCGGATCAGGCCCACGCCATGTCCGGCTCCAATTCGATCTGCGTGACGACGGCCCTGCTCGAATCCGGCATGATCGAGATGAAGGAGCCTGAGACCGTGGTGATGCTCGACACGGCTGCCGGCCTCGTCAAGGCGACGGCCACCTGCCGCGACGGACGGTGCGAAAGGGTGAAGCTCACCATGGTGCCGTCCTTCGTGCAGGAACTGGACGTCGAAATCGAAACGCCGGAATGGGGTCGCATCAAGCTCGATCTCTGCTTCGGCGGTATTTTCTATGCGCTGGTCGATGTCCGTCAGATCGGCACGACGATCGAAAAGGCGAATGCGCGGCGGCTTGTCGAGGCGGGCATGCTGCTCAAGGATCTCGTCAACCGCACGATCCCGGTCGTCCATCCGGAAATCCCCGAAATCAGCGGCGTCGCCTATGTGATGTTCCGGGACACCGAGGCGGATGGCACGGTTCGCACCTGCACGACGATGTGGCCGGGCCGCGTCGACCGCTCTCCTTGCGGCACCGGCAGTTCGGCCAATCTTGCGACGCTCCATGCGCGTGGCCACGTCAAGCCGGGCGACGTGCTGAAATCCCGGTCGATCATCGGCTCGGAATTCGAGGTGGGACTCGAGGGCGTGACGACGGTCGCCGGACGACCGGCAATCATTCCGACCATCTCTGGTCGGGGCTGGACCTTCGGCCTGCATCAGCTGGCGCTCGATCCGTTCGATCCGCTCGCCGAAGGTTTTGCGCTGACCGATACCTGGGGGCCGCAGGCGGGCGAGATCCGTTGA
- a CDS encoding tetratricopeptide repeat protein, producing MAVMLDEGKAVPEDNLEAAKFYGLAAERGNVDAMINLGLMFESGEGVRRNPVAAQELFRQAADRGDPLGQQKLDPIATGSILHTAMLAKMDRPK from the coding sequence CTGGCGGTGATGCTGGACGAAGGCAAGGCGGTGCCCGAAGACAATCTCGAGGCCGCAAAATTCTACGGTCTCGCCGCCGAGCGCGGCAATGTCGACGCGATGATCAACCTGGGGCTGATGTTCGAAAGCGGCGAAGGCGTGCGGCGCAATCCTGTCGCCGCACAGGAACTGTTCAGGCAGGCAGCGGATCGGGGCGATCCGCTTGGCCAGCAAAAGCTCGACCCGATTGCCACGGGCAGCATTTTACATACCGCCATGCTGGCAAAGATGGACCGGCCCAAATGA
- a CDS encoding YkgJ family cysteine cluster protein codes for MSHSISSSQDFDCQSCGACCAYSADWPRFSLETDEELDRIPAEYVAADLGGMRCENDRCTALDGTLGRFVACKIYALRPIVCRTCMPGDDECLIARARHFGAAA; via the coding sequence ATGAGCCATTCCATTTCATCCAGCCAGGATTTCGACTGTCAAAGCTGCGGCGCCTGTTGTGCCTATTCGGCCGATTGGCCGCGCTTTTCACTGGAGACAGACGAGGAACTCGATCGCATTCCGGCGGAATATGTCGCTGCCGACCTTGGCGGCATGCGTTGCGAGAACGATCGATGCACGGCGCTCGACGGCACGCTCGGCCGCTTCGTCGCCTGCAAGATCTATGCGTTGCGACCGATCGTGTGCCGGACGTGCATGCCGGGCGACGACGAATGTCTGATCGCGCGCGCACGCCATTTCGGTGCTGCCGCCTGA
- a CDS encoding phosphodiesterase yields MTKFIIFTDLHMVPEGVAIIGLDPYRRLASGIAHVNRYHADADRVIFAGDLTHGADRPSYERLKALLGELVPPAAMMIGNHDRREVFLDVFPAAGTDENGFVQQVIDFADCRAVLLDTLFAPPYDYPVSHAGHLCQLRLAWLDRQLAEAGGRPVLIFMHHPPHVTGFTSIDMIRLINGEEFYALAKRHGNVRHIFAGHVHRTISGSSRGIPFSIFKSPVHQQPMPFDTPDPSLSVDEPAAYGIILVTDDGVLVHTEDYEIARRDAAMA; encoded by the coding sequence ATGACGAAGTTTATCATCTTCACCGACCTGCACATGGTTCCCGAAGGTGTGGCGATCATCGGGCTCGACCCCTATCGGCGGCTCGCTAGCGGGATCGCTCACGTCAACCGCTACCATGCCGATGCGGATCGGGTGATTTTTGCCGGAGACCTCACCCACGGGGCTGACCGCCCGTCCTACGAGCGCCTGAAGGCACTCCTTGGTGAACTCGTTCCGCCGGCGGCGATGATGATCGGCAATCACGACAGACGCGAGGTTTTCCTCGATGTTTTTCCCGCCGCAGGGACCGACGAGAACGGCTTCGTCCAGCAGGTGATCGATTTTGCCGACTGTCGCGCCGTGCTGCTCGACACCCTGTTCGCGCCGCCTTACGACTATCCCGTGAGCCACGCCGGGCATCTTTGCCAGCTGCGTCTTGCCTGGCTCGATCGGCAACTCGCCGAGGCGGGCGGCCGGCCGGTGCTGATCTTCATGCACCACCCTCCGCATGTGACCGGCTTCACGAGTATCGACATGATCCGCCTGATCAACGGCGAGGAATTCTACGCGCTCGCGAAACGCCACGGCAATGTGCGCCACATCTTCGCCGGTCATGTTCATCGCACGATCAGCGGCTCCAGCCGCGGCATTCCCTTCTCGATTTTCAAGAGCCCGGTTCATCAACAGCCGATGCCCTTCGATACACCGGACCCTTCGCTCTCCGTCGATGAACCGGCCGCCTATGGCATCATCCTGGTTACCGATGACGGCGTGCTCGTCCACACGGAAGACTACGAAATTGCCCGGCGCGACGCGGCAATGGCGTGA